A window of Cryptomeria japonica chromosome 3, Sugi_1.0, whole genome shotgun sequence contains these coding sequences:
- the LOC131044722 gene encoding disease resistance RPP13-like protein 4, protein MESALVDAVVGKIVEMMVEEINKEVSLVLNFKKDFEWLSKKLTTIKGYLTYADVQSAHNASVKRWLLDVAEIALDAEDILDECALKSQGTENEIPQSSCVCAFSCSQLVFRCKMARRIKEVKDRMRSVMEEGAELKLVGDVTHSDQPSTSTSGNVKWRGTSQMEIDSRPVAIEPKVEDVLRLLEDPSTPVIAVVGMGGQGKTFLMQNIFQRIKDKFEKSIWLSISQTYSLRKLQADMASQIKLQAGEDLEIKSKADMVIYGQVSELQAAECIHDCLTSRSSLIVLDDVWRATGEDNLIAALGLPAGHNTQCKIVVTTRSKFVCSNMNACVYELQPLSEEESWNLFCAFAFHGNQPPRHLQGVARQVEGECGRLPLAVKTVAASLADKTLSRDWESKLEQLKAASYTQDPIMQILKLSYDSLPPHLKPCFVYLSFFPEDEEIDYQYLINLWVAEGYVPQGDDQLDIGWSYVCHLHSLCLVERVYEYQKHRYDQYYRWFK, encoded by the coding sequence ATGGAATCTGCTTTGGTTGATGCTGTTGTTGGAAAAATTGTTGAGATGATGGTTGAAGAGATAAACAAGGAGGTTTCACTTGTCCTTAACTTCAAAAAGGACTTTGAATGGCTGTCCAAGAAGCTCACAACAATAAAAGGCTACCTCACATATGCAGATGTTCAGAGTGCACACAATGCATCCGTGAAAAGATGGCTGCTGGATGTTGCAGAGATTGCTTTGGATGCAGAGGACATACTGGATGAATGTGCTCTTAAATCTCAAGGTACTGAGAATGAAATCCCCCAGTCCTCTTGTGTTTGTGCTTTCAGCTGTTCTCAATTAGTGTTTCGCTGTAAAATGGCACGTCGGATAAAGGAGGTGAAAGATAGAATGAGGTCCGTTATGGAAGAGGGAGCGGAGCTGAAGCTTGTTGGGGATGTGACCCATTCAGACCAACCCTCAACGAGTACATCTGGGAATGTAAAGTGGAGGGGAACAAGTCAGATGGAGATTGATTCAAGACCAGTGGCTATTGAGCCCAAGGTTGAAGATGTCCTCCGCTTACTGGAAGATCCTTCTACTCCTGTCATTGCCGTCGTTGGTATGGGCGGCCAGGGGAAAACatttttaatgcaaaatattttcCAGAGAATAAAGGATAAGTTTGAGAAGTCCATCTGGCTCTCTATTTCTCAGACTTACTCTCTTAGAAAGTTGCAAGCTGACATGGCCTCACAAATAAAGTTACAAGCTGGGGAGGACTTGGAAATAAAGTCCAAAGCTGACATGGTCATTTATGGACAGGTAAGTGAGTTGCAAGCAGCAGAGTGTATTCACGACTGTTTAACGAGCAGAAGCTCTCTCATTGTGCTGGATGATGTGTGGAGGGCAACTGGAGAAGATAACTTGATAGCTGCACTTGGCCTTCCAGCTGGGCATAATACCCAGTGCAAAATTGTGGTCACCACACGGAGCAAATTTGTGTGCAGCAACATGAATGCTTGTGTTTATGAGTTGCAGCCTTTGTCAGAAGAAGAGAGCTGGAACTTGTTTTGTGCTTTTGCCTTCCACGGAAATCAACCGCCACGTCATCTTCAAGGGGTTGCTCGTCAAGTCGAAGGAGAATGTGGGAGATTACCCCTCGCTGTTAAAACAGTGGCAGCTTCTCTGGCGGACAAGACGTTGTCAAGGGACTGGGAATCCAAACTGGAGCAGCTAAAAGCGGCATCTTATACCCAGGATCCAATTATGCAGATCCTTAAGCTGAGTTATGATTCTCTCCCTCCTCATCTTAAGCCCTGTTTTGTgtatctttctttctttcctgaagaTGAGGAGATAGACTACCAATATCTCATAAACCTGTGGGTAGCAGAGGGATATGTTCCTCAAGGAGACGACCAGCTAGATATTGGATGGAGTTATGTATGTCATCTTCACAGTCTATGCTTGGTCGAGAGAGTATACGAGTATCAGAAACACAGGTATGATCAGTATTACAGATGGTTCAAATAG
- the LOC131874207 gene encoding putative disease resistance protein RGA3: protein MGKRSIGDNDVDLMARNRAYSTSCLRTLSFSANSGIENIPAILLDGARVLHVLDLSRTGISSLPACVGNLKLLRVLNLSKTNITEVPECLKSNKSLRFLDISNCRSLQQFPQWIGELNCLEHLDICRCSKKSMPKGISKLVSLQVLKLVEDNTLSVEENESFKLEHFVNLVNLREVWINLDHEVELKSIENGILATLVKMRLLTIVNYVDDNLSPPLSEKMLAMKDLEFLSLRRLEVPDWICGFSNLMHLELFDCHCAEYPALEMMPNLIKIHLDGNRNCKALPKGFGKSGRFPQLRYFIIDCFSELEELPELEDGAMPHLEILRVERCCKLTKFQVNLSFWKV, encoded by the coding sequence ATGGGCAAGAGAAGCATAGGTGATAATGATGTAGATTTAATGGCAAGAAACAGGGCATATTCTACATCATGTCTTCGCACCCTATCATTCTCAGCAAATAGTGGCATTGAAAATATTCCAGCAATCTTGCTTGATGGTGCGAGAGTACTGCATGTACTTGACTTGAGTAGAACTGGAATCTCCTCATTGCCCGCTTGTGTCGGAAATTTGAAGCTCCTTAGAGTTTTGAATTTAAGCAAGACAAATATTACCGAGGTACCAGAATGTCTGAAAAGCAATAAGAGTCTTCGCTTCCTTGACATTTCTAATTGCAGGAGTCTACAACAGTTCCCTCAGTGGATTGGTGAGCTTAATTGCCTGGAACATCTGGATATATGCCGATGCAGTAAGAAATCCATGCCGAAGGGTATATCGAAGCTTGTGTCTTTACAGGTACTGAAACTAGTTGAGGACAACACACTATCCGTGGAAGAGAATGAATCCTTCAAGTTGGAGCATTTTGTCAATTTGGTCAACCTCCGTGAAGTGTGGATAAATCTTGATCACGAGGTTGAATTGAAAAGTATAGAGAACGGGATCCTTGCCACATTAGTGAAGATGCGTCTTCTGACAATAGTCAATTATGTTGATGATAATCTTTCACCTCCTCTATCAGAGAAAATGTTAGCTATGAAGGATCTTGAATTCCTTTCTCTTCGTCGTCTTGAAGTGCCAGATTGGATATGCGGCTTCTCAAATCTGATGCATTTGGAATTATTTGATTGCCATTGTGCTGAATATCCAGCACTAGAAATGATGCCCAACTTAATAAAGATCCATTTAGATGGAAATAGAAATTGCAAGGCATTGCCAAAAGGGTTCGGGAAGTCCGGGAGATTTCCTCAGCTGCGTTATTTTATAATTGATTGTTTTTCAGAGTTAGAGGAGTTACCAGAATTAGAGGATGGAGCAATGCCACATCTTGAGATCCTACGAGTAGAACGCTGTTGCAAGCTCACGAAGTTCCAAGTAAATTTGAGCTTCTGGAAAGTCTGA